CCAGAACACAGTAGCGAATCGGGCTGTTGCGGGTGGGGAAAGCCTTGTCCGGCCAATGTATGAACATGGAAAAATTGTAAAGATACAGTGCACGAACTTCCGGGATGGATGAGGAGTCGGCATGCACCGGGTTGATCAGGAAAAGAACAAGGCACAACCGCAATATCCCCCGCTTCAGGCACAGGAAAGCCGTCGGTCCGGGCGACGCTTCGCGGTGCTTTGCAGGTAGATGATGGCTGAAAGACATGATGGTGATCAGAGGATTCAGTATTTGAGTTCAGCCCGCAGGAACAGTTCATGCACGATTTCATGTGGCGGGGCATTGAGAATTGCCTCAGTACCGAATTCCTGGTGTGAAGACTGTAGCAGGTTGCGTCCGATCAGTGACAGTGACAGGTTGTCTTTGATGTTCCAGCCAAGGCGTGCATCGAGTTCCACGTAGTCGTCAACTTTGAATTCTTTAAGAGCGCCTACGTAACGCAGGAAAAGGTCCAGTTCCATATCGTGTGGAAGATTCAGGGCGCTACGCAGTCCTGCCTGTTGTTCAGGCGACTGCTTTTGTATGTCTGCAGACTCCAGGGAATCGCTGCCTTCATCTACGGTAAGATCCATCTTCAGGAGCGAATACCAGCCCTGCAATCGCAGTTCGTCTGTAAGACGCCAATCTGCAGTCAGTTCCATCCCGTAAGAATGTCCCTGCATCCGGTTTTCAGCTGTGGTGGGTACTATCCAGCGCGGAAAGGGTTGTGGATCCAATGTGGGAGACCCAAGTTCCAGTGTTCTCAACTCCTCGTAGTCGTTGTAGAACAGGGATAGATCCATTCCCAGCCGTTTGGCGGGCTGCCAGCGATAGCCCGCTTCATAGGCAACCAGTGTTTCCGATTCCATTTCTCTGTTGGTGGTGGTGCGGTAATAAACAGGAAGTCCACCGGTGGAGGGGCTTGGAGGCAGGGCGAGTTGTTCCGCAGCCAGGTCATGTTCCGCCCGGTTGGGGGTGCGCACGGCTCGTGAGACAGAAGCCCATAGCGTGGAATTTGGTTGAGGATGCCAACGCGTGCGAATCGTCGGCTGAATCTCAAAACCCGTGAAATCGTTGTGTTCCAGTTTGGTTCCCAGGGTCAGGAACCAGCGGTCATCGACAAGTGCGATATCATCCTGAAAGAATGCACTGATGCGCGAATAGGTACGCTCGGGTGGTTCAGCATGAGTGAGCCCTGCACCGCGTATATTGCTTCGTTGCCAGCGGTACCCCAGTCCGCCGATAAGATCATGACGACCCAGTGGCACGAACTGGTGACGGTACTCCAGGTCCACCGTGTCCTCCAGTTCCTGTACCGAGACATGGTCACTGTCGGATTCCATCTTGAAACGGCTGTAGTAGGCCTGAAAGCTGTCTTCGGCGCCGGACGCCCGTATATGTTGCCACTGGGTCATCAGATTGCCGCCGCTTAGCCAGGGATCTTCCGCATTGGCATCGAACAACTCTCCCTGGATAGAGACGGCGTCATCGGAGGAGGGCTCCCAGTCGCCCCTGGCGCCAAAACGTTTGCCGTAAAAGTCCTTTATATCCAGGCCACTTGCCAGTTTTTTCTCGGGATCACGATTGTCATATTTCATATAGGCGCGCACCGAACCGGATTCGCCCGTTTGGGTGCCGTAGCGTACAGCGCCTCCCCGCTGCTGATTGCCGGCATGTGCGGTTGCAAGCACCCCCAGAGTGTCGCTGGCGTTTTTTGTAATGATGTTGATAACGCCGTTGACCGCATTTGCTCCCCATGTAGATGCACCGGGGCCGCGTATGATTTCAATTCTTTCAACATCGGGAAGCAATGTATCCAGTGCTTCCCAGTACACCCCTGAGAAAAGGGAGTTGTAGACGCTGCGGCCATCGACCATTACCAGCAACTTGTTGGCGAAACGGCTGTTGAATCCCCGGGAACTGATGGCCCATTCGGAGGTGTCGATGCGTGCGACATTCATACCCGGCACCAGGCGCAGCAGTTCAGGTATGGTGCTGTAGCCACTGCGCCGTATGTCTTCACTGGTGAGAACGAATACAGCAGCCGCGCT
This sequence is a window from Thiolapillus brandeum. Protein-coding genes within it:
- a CDS encoding TonB-dependent receptor plug domain-containing protein; the protein is MKRNKLSNMHLRLSTLATALLFAIPTLAADRTIEDLKGLSLEQLANMQVSILSKKPERLADSAAAVFVLTSEDIRRSGYSTIPELLRLVPGMNVARIDTSEWAISSRGFNSRFANKLLVMVDGRSVYNSLFSGVYWEALDTLLPDVERIEIIRGPGASTWGANAVNGVINIITKNASDTLGVLATAHAGNQQRGGAVRYGTQTGESGSVRAYMKYDNRDPEKKLASGLDIKDFYGKRFGARGDWEPSSDDAVSIQGELFDANAEDPWLSGGNLMTQWQHIRASGAEDSFQAYYSRFKMESDSDHVSVQELEDTVDLEYRHQFVPLGRHDLIGGLGYRWQRSNIRGAGLTHAEPPERTYSRISAFFQDDIALVDDRWFLTLGTKLEHNDFTGFEIQPTIRTRWHPQPNSTLWASVSRAVRTPNRAEHDLAAEQLALPPSPSTGGLPVYYRTTTNREMESETLVAYEAGYRWQPAKRLGMDLSLFYNDYEELRTLELGSPTLDPQPFPRWIVPTTAENRMQGHSYGMELTADWRLTDELRLQGWYSLLKMDLTVDEGSDSLESADIQKQSPEQQAGLRSALNLPHDMELDLFLRYVGALKEFKVDDYVELDARLGWNIKDNLSLSLIGRNLLQSSHQEFGTEAILNAPPHEIVHELFLRAELKY